In the Macrotis lagotis isolate mMagLag1 unplaced genomic scaffold, bilby.v1.9.chrom.fasta BILBYCTG047, whole genome shotgun sequence genome, one interval contains:
- the LOC141504059 gene encoding LOW QUALITY PROTEIN: uncharacterized protein LOC141504059 (The sequence of the model RefSeq protein was modified relative to this genomic sequence to represent the inferred CDS: deleted 2 bases in 1 codon) translates to MVPGSPRPAAQVSVTFKDVAVDFTQEEWSLLDPRQKQLYKEVMLENAQSLISMGFPVAKQEVIYYFGQKEYPWMLEQDDLRTYCPEKMMRLKMKITTGNLSLSMEESQKQRVNNDSPCAFTWREFCATHDRIQSREKPYECKQCGKAFTHRTNLTAHQRIHTGEKPYECNHCGKVFTQKTNLTAHQRIHTGEKPFECNECGKAFFQRAHLTVHQRIHTGEKPYECNHCGMTFSRNFSLSKHQKVHIGEKPYECNQCGKTFQWKLSLTTHKKNHTGVKPYECNQCGKVFKWKLSLATHKRSHTGIKPYECSHCGKAFTQRAHLTAHQRIHTGEKPYECNQCGKAFTRSNNLTAHQRIHTGEKPYECNQCGKAFKCKLSLITHERSHTGEKPYECSQCGRTFTWKCSLTTHERSHTGVKPYECNQCGKAFKQKLSLATHKRTHTGEKPYECNECGKAFTRRDCLNTHQRIHTGEKPYECNQCRKTFKQKLSLATHKRIHTGEKLYVCNQCRKVFKCKLSLITHERSHSGMKPYECNQCGKAFKQKLSLATHKRSHTRVKPYECNECGKAFI, encoded by the exons ATGGTCCCCGGGAGCCCCCGGCCCGCAGCCCAG GTATCagtgacattcaaggatgtggctgtggacttcaCCCAGGAGGAGTGGAGCCTCTTGGATCCTCGTCAGAAGCAGTTATACAAGGAGGTCATGCTGGAGAATGCCCAGAGCCTGATCTCCATGG GGTTTCCAGTTGCCAAACAAGAGGTGATCTATTATTTTGGCCAAAAGGAATATCCATGGATGCTGGAACAAGATGACTTGAGGACCTACTGTCCAG aaaagatGATGAgacttaaaatgaagataactaCTGGAAATCTGAGCCTTTCTATGGAAGAAAGTCAGAAACAAAGAGTGAATAATGACAGTCCCTGTGCCTTCACCTGGAGAGAATTCTGTGCTACACATGACAGAATCCAAAGtagagagaaaccttatgaatgtaagcaatgtggaaaggcttttactcACAGGACAAATCTTactgcacatcagagaatccatactggagagaaaccttatgaatgtaatcattgTGGAAAGGTTTTTACTCAAAAGACAAATCTGActgcacatcagagaattcacactggagagaaaccttttgaatgtaatgaatgtggaaaggctttttttCAGAGGGCCCAtcttactgtacatcagagaatccacactggagagaaaccttatgaatgtaatcactgTGGAATGACATTTTCACGTAATTTCAGTCTTAGTAAACATCAGAAAGTCCACattggagagaaaccttatgaatgtaatcaatgtgggaaGACTTTTCAATGGAAGCTCAGTCTGACTACACATAAGAAAAACCACACTGGAGTGAAACCTTATGagtgtaatcaatgtggaaaggttTTTAAATGGAAACTTAGTCTTGCTACACACAAGAGAAGCCATACTGGAataaaaccttatgaatgtagtcACTGTGGAAAGGCCTTTACTCAGAGGGCCCATCTTACTGcgcatcagagaatccacactggagagaaaccttatgaatgtaatcaatgtggaaaggcatTTACTCGGAGTAACAATCTTactgcacatcagagaatccacactggagagaaaccttatgaatgtaatcaatgtggaaaggcttttaaaTGTAAGCTCAGTCTTATTACACATGAGAGGAgccacactggagaaaaaccttatgaatgtagtcAGTGTGGAAGGACTTTTACATGGAAATGCAGTCTTACTACACATGAGAGAAGTCACACTGGGgtgaagccttatgaatgtaatcagtgtggaaaagcTTTTAAACAGAAGCTTAGTCTTGCTACACATAAGAGAacccacactggagagaaaccttatgaatgtaatgaatgtggaaaggcaTTTACTCGGAGGGACTGTCTTAAtacacatcagagaatccacactggagagaaaccttatgaatgtaatcaatgtagAAAGACTTTTAAACAGAAGTTAAGTCTTGCTACACAtaagagaatccacactggagagaaactttaTGTATGTAATCAATGTAGAAAGGTTTTTAAATGTAAGCTCAGTCTTATTACACATGAGAGAAGCCACTCTGGAATGAAAccatatgaatgtaatcaatgtggaaaggcttttaaaCAGAAGCTCAGTCTTGCTACACATAAGAGAAGCCATACT AGAgtaaaaccttatgaatgtaatgaatgtgggaaggctttTATTTAG